A genomic region of Chelonia mydas isolate rCheMyd1 chromosome 9, rCheMyd1.pri.v2, whole genome shotgun sequence contains the following coding sequences:
- the PARL gene encoding presenilins-associated rhomboid-like protein, mitochondrial, with amino-acid sequence MAWSCWARLCSREALSGRRSRGHRFTLYTQQRNGFKRVPQKTEPRKPDQETGSKPYKSSLSPPVQETIFYTSSPSLKHLVKPFFFTIGFTGCAFGSAAIWQYEYLKSRVQNYFDEARADWMDKLRPQKSGDFRKQVNMWWNSLSEGQRTVTGIIAANVFVFCLWRIPSMQRTMITYFTSNPASRVLCSPMLLSTFSHFSLFHMAANMYVLWSFSSSIVSLLGREQFIAVYLSAGVISTFVSYISKVTTGRFGPSLGASGAIMTILAAVCTKMPEAKLAIILLPMFTFTAGNALKAIIAMDTAGLVLGWKFFDHAAHLGGAVFGMWYVTYGHELIWKNREPLVKAWHEMRSKNRGKGGGGSH; translated from the exons GTTTACTTTATATACACAGCAGAGAAATGGATTCAAAAGAGTGCCACAAAAGACTGAACCTCGAAAACCAGACCAAGAAACTGGCTCCAAACCATACAAAAGCAGTCTGTCTCCTCCAGTACAGGAAACAATCTTTTATACTTCCTCCCCTTCGCTGAAGCATCTTGTGAAGCCATTCTTTTTCACAATTGGG TTTACAGGCTGTGCATTTGGATCAGCTGCTATTTGGCAGTATGAATACCTAAAATCCCGGGTCCAGAACTATTTTGATGAGGCTCGAGCAGATTGGATGGATAAGTTACGACCTCAGAAAAGTGGGGACTTCAGAAAGCAG GTTAACATGTGGTGGAATAGCCTGAGTGAGGGTCAGCGGACTGTGACAG GTATCATAGCTGCAAAtgtctttgtgttctgtttaTGGAGAATCCCTTCTATGCAGCGGACAATGATAACTTACTTCACATCTAATCCAGCCTCTA GAGTCCTTTGCTCTCCCATGCTGCTCTCTACATTTAGTCATTTCTCTTTGTTCCACATGGCTGCAAATATGTATGTGTTGTGGAGTTTTTCTTCAAGTATAGTTTCTCTTTTGGGACGTGAGCAGTTCATAGCAGTGTACCTTTCTGCAG GTGTTATCTCCACATTTGTCAGTTACATCAGTAAAGTAACTACTGGAAGATTTGGACCATCACTTGGAGCT tCAGGAGCTATAATGACTATCCTTGCAGCAGTATGTACGAAGATGCCAGAAGCAAAACTAGCCATCATACTTCTTCCAATGTTCACATTTACAGCAGGAAAT GCTTTAAAAGCCATTATTGCAATGGACACCGCAGGACTTGTTTTGGgttggaaattttttgaccatGCAGCACATCTTGGGGGAGCTGTATTTGGAAT gtgGTATGTAACTTATGGCCATGAACTCATATGGAAGAACAGAGAACCACTGGTGAAGGCTTGGCATGAAATGAGGTCTAAGAACCGAGGAAAAGGAGGTGGAGGATCTCACTGA